Genomic segment of Paucidesulfovibrio longus DSM 6739:
CGTGGCGGCCTGGCGGCGCGAGCAGTCCGTGCTGAACACTCTGCGCCATCGGCCCGAACTGCTGGACGCCGCGCCTCTGACCCCGCGCGACGTGGAAACGCTCAAGGCCGCGCCGCGCGCCACTCGCGGCAGGAATCTGCACCTCGCCCTGGTGCATTACCCGGTGCTGAATAAATTTGGGGACACCGTGGCAGTGTCTTTGACAAATCTCGACATACACGATATGTCCCGCGTTTCCCGTACGTACGCGCTGGGTGGTCTGACTCTGGTCACGCCCATCGAGGACCAGAGGGAACTGGCCGCGACACTCCTGGATCACTGGGTGAGCGGCGCCGGCGGCAAAGCCAATCCCGACCGCGCCGAGGCGCTCCGGCAGGCCCGTGTGGCCACGGACATCGCCGAGGCGGTCAGGATGGTGGAGGAGAGAACCGGACAGCGACCGCGCATCGTGGCCACGTCGGCCCGCATGGACCCCAAGGGCGGGGTGCTGCGGACGCCGGAGCAGGTGCGCGCCTGGCTCGACGACGAGCCGGTGCTGCTGCTGTTCGGAACGGGTTCCGGGCTTGCGCCGCAGGCGCTGGAGGGTGCGGAACTGCTGCGGCCCCTGCGTTGTCTGGACGATTACAACCACCTGTCCGTCAGGTCCGCGGTCGCCATTACGGTGGACCGCATCCTGGGGGACGTGTACTGAGCACAAATATCGAGATCAAGGAGCAGGAACATGGGAATCATGCAAAAAATCGAGCAGGAGCATCTGCGCCTGGACATGCCCGCCTTCAAGGCCGGTGACACCGTCAAGGTCCACCTGCGCATCATCGAAGGCGACAAGGAACGCATCCAGGTCTTCCAGGGCGCGGTGCTTCGCGTGCGTCGCGGCACCACCGACTCCACCTTCACCGTGCGCAAGGTTTCCGACGGCGTGGGCGTGGAGCGCGTGTTCCCCATGCACTCCCCGTTCATCGAGCGCGTGGAGATGGTTTCCGAGGGCAAGGTCCGCCGCAGCCGCATCTACTACCTGCGCGGTCTGCGCGGCAAGGCCGCCCGCATCAAGTCCAAGCAGATCTGGGAGTAATCCCGGCCTGACGGACGGTTCGGGAAGCGCACCCGCGCGACCCGGAAAAGACGCAATCCTCCCGCATGTCTCAGGACGTGCGGGCGGTTGCGTCTTTTTTTGCGTTTACGCCCAAAACCATCCTTTTCGGGCCTCGCCGCCAAGGCGACGCTCGCCTGGGGCTGGCCCTGCATCGGCTTTCGTAGTAATCGACCTGCCATGCAAGAATATGGCGATCTTTGGGGCGGCGAGCTTCCCAGCGAGCTTGTCGCGGGGGTGGACGAGGCCGGGCGCGGCTGCTTGGCCGGGCCTGTCGTGGCCGGAGCCGCGATCCTGCCGGACGCGTTCGACCTTCCGGGACTGACCGATTCCAAGGCCCTCACGGAAAAGAAGCGGGAGGCGCTCTTTCCGCTGATCCGGGAACGCAGCCTGGCCTTCGGCATCGGCATTGCCTGGCCCTGGGAAATCGACGAGAGGAACATCCTCCAGGCCACGTTCCTGGCCATGGGCCGGGCCGTGGCGGCGCTGCGTCGTCCGGTGCGGCTGCTGCTCGTGGACGGCGACAAGACCGTTCCGGCCCACGCCCTGAACGAGTGCGGGCTCGGCGGGTTCGCCCAGCGCGCCGAGGTCAAGGGCGACGCGCGGTTTCCCGCCATCTCCGCCGGGTCGGTCCTGGCCAAGGTCTGGCGCGACCGATTCATGACCGTCATGGACCGGCGCTATCCCGGCTATGGCTTTGCCGGGCACAAGGGCTACGGCAGCAAGGCGCACATGGCCGCCGTGGCCGAGCTGGGGCCGTGCCGCATGCACCGGCTGACCTTCCGGGGCGTGCGTCCGGAGGAGCCGGGAAACGCTGCGGGCAAGGGAAGACAGGCGTGCCTTCCGGGCCTTTGAGCAACCTGGCTCGGCACCTGGTCCTCGGCCGCTCCGGCGAGGACGCGGCTGTTCGCCATCTGCGCGACCACGGATTGCGCGTCCTGGCGCGAAACTGGTCCAAGCGGCGGCTGGAGATCGACATCATCTGCGAGGACGGCGACACCCTCGTCTTTGCCGAGGTCAAGACGCGCGCGCCGGATTCCAGGGGCAACCCCTCGGACGCCCTGGACCTTTCCAAGCGCACCAAGCTCGCCAAAGCCGCCGCGCTCTACCTGTCCGAGCATGATCTCTGGCATGTTCCCTGCCGTTTCGATCTGCTTTCCGTCGTCCCCTGCGAAGGATCGTTCACGGTGCGGCACCTAAAGAATGCCTTCACTCTGGACGATATCAAGGGTGCGGCCCGCTTCTGGCAACCCTTCTAGCAGCTTCTTCCTTCTGTTCCGGCGATCAGGGTCTTGCTTTTTTTTGGTCGCAGGAAGTTTTCCCTTGCATAAATAAGAAAAGTAACTATTATAATTTTACCGAGGCTTTTCAGCACGGGAAGGAGGAACTATGACCAGATTCAATTCGATCATCATCGCCGGGCTTCTGCTGGCATTCAGCGCCGTACCGGCGCTCGCATCCGTGATGCCGTCCGGCTACGTCAACTACACCCCTCAGGGGACCATCGATCCCACGAGGTCGGACCCGAACAACGCGCTGGTCTACGATCCCCTGACCGACGACCAGAGCGGCGCCATCAACTTCACCTCGCTGGGGTTCGGCGGCAGCATCGTGCTGACCTTCAGCAACGCCATCGTGGACGGGGCCGGAATCGATCTCCAGGTCTTCGAGTCCACCTGGGGGAGCAACGCGGACAATTGGTCCAGCTACAGGGAAACCGCCGAGGTCTGGGCCTTCAACGGCGCATACTCCGGTCAGGCCTTCGGTGATCCGAACTGGGTGCTGCTCGGAACCGCCCAGCAGGACGGCGCGTTCGACTTCAACGGCCTGATCGGCTCGACCACGGCGCTGCTCCTGCGCGACGTGAGCCGGAGCTTCGGGTTCACGGGCGGCGGAGACGGCTACGACCTGGACGGCGTGGTCGCCAACTACGCCACTCCGCTCCCCGCCGCGATCTGGATCTTCGGTGGCGGCCTGCTCGGCCTCGCCGGTCTGAGACGCGTGCGCGGAAACGGATGACTTCGATCAGGAAAAATGTGAAGATACGCCCCCGGAAGCGGGGGCTTTTTTTTGTCCGACCATCGCCGTTGCGCGGTCACCCCTTGGAGGAAACTCGTGCAGAAATTGAGCATCAAGGTCCGGCTGATCATCGCCTTGTCGATCATCCTGCTTACGGCCTTCATGGTCCTGAGCGTGCTCAACTATCAGACCTCCCGCAAATCCATGCGGGAAGAGATCATGACTTCCTCGCTCCCGCTGATCCGCGAGAACATCTACTCCGAAATCCACAGCAGCCTGATCGAGCCGATTCTCGTCTCCACGACCATGGCCAACGACGCCTTTCTCCGGGCCTGGGCCATGCGCGGGGAGACGGACGTGGACGAGGTGACGCGCTACCTGCGCGACATCCGCACGCGCTACGGGTTCTTTTCGGTCTTCTTCGTCTCCGCGCATACCCATCGCTATTACCACTACCAGGGCATCCACAAGATCGTCAGTCCGAACAACGCGCACGACGTCTGGTATTATGATTTCCTCAAGTCCGGCAGCGACTACCAGCTCGATGTGGACACGGACGAGGTCACGGGCGGCATCCTGACCATCTTCATCAACCACCGCATCGAGGACTACGAGGGCAACCTGCTCGGCGTCACGGGCGTGGGCGTGAAGATGGACAGCGTGGCCCGGTTGCTCAGCGACACCCAGAAAAAGTATCAGCGCCGGGTCTACATGGTGAACCGGGAAGGCCTTGTCCAGGCCCACTCGGACATCTCCCTGGTGAACGTGTTCAACATCCGCGAGGCCCAGGGCATCCGCGACATCGCCGACCAGATTCTCGGGCTGAGGAACAATGCCCGGAATTTCGAATACGAGGGACCGAAGGGCATCGTGCTGCTGTCGGCCAGCTATGTTCCGGAGCTGGATTGGTTCGTGATCGTCGAGCAGGATGAGAAGACGCTGCTGGAAGCCACGGAAGGAAACCTCACGCGCACGCTCGTGGGCGGATTCGCGGCTACGCTCCTGTGCATTCTCGTGAGCATGCTGGCCGTGAACCATTTCCAGAGCCGCCTGGAGCGCATGACCGTCACGGACGAGCTGACGGGCGTGGCCAACCGCCGCCGCTTCGATGAGCAGTTCGAAATGGCGAAATCGCGCCACCAGCGGGGCAACAACCCGTTTTCGCTGATTCTCATCGATCTGGACGGCTTCAAGAAGATCAACGACAAGGCCGGCCACCTGGAAGGCGACCGCGTGCTTGTGGAGGTGGCCGGATTGATCCGGGAGCAGATCCGGCCTGCGGACCTTGTGGCTCGTTGGGGCGGGGACGAGTTCATCGTCATGGCGGAAAGCGGCCTGAAGGGAGCGGAGGATCTCGCGGAGCGCATTCGCGCGGCAGTGGAACAATCCCAGATCGTCTGCCCCACGGTCTGCCATCTGACCACGAGCATGGGCGTCGCCGAATACCTGGAAGGGGAAAGTCTGGACAACCTCACCAGCAGGGCGGACGAGGCCCTGTATCGGGCCAAGCAGAACGGCCGCAACAAGGTCGAGACGCACGCGGGCTGAAGCGCGTTTGCAGGTGCCCGCGCCGGGCGCGGCTCATTCTCTGAGGGCGGGGGCCGGATCGATGCGTGATCCGAGCCTGCGCACGAGCCAGAGGATCATCCAGAGCGTGAGCAGCGGGAGCACCGCCGCCTGAATCACGAAAAGCACGAGCAGTTCGAGCACGTGCCTGCCGAAATCCTCCACCATGCCCCGGATGCGTTGCAGGGCCGAGCGAATGCCGGAAAGCTGCTCCAGCGCGCCCTGGCCTTCGCGCTCCTGCATCTGCTGCCGGAACACCTCCACCTGCGCGGCGGCGTCCGCCTGTCG
This window contains:
- the trmD gene encoding tRNA (guanosine(37)-N1)-methyltransferase TrmD, whose translation is MHFNIVTIFPEFFDSALSVGLLGKAVDKGLVTFERVSPRSQAFDRHQTVDDKPYGGGAGLVMLPEPLTKTLRALERPGRMLMLSPRGRKLTQDYAAELAQEDALTLICGRYEGIDERILDLFPVELVSVGEAVLNGGEAAAQCVVEAVARLLPEFMHKEESLEEESFSSGLLEYPHYTRPEVFEDEAVPPILLSGDHGRVAAWRREQSVLNTLRHRPELLDAAPLTPRDVETLKAAPRATRGRNLHLALVHYPVLNKFGDTVAVSLTNLDIHDMSRVSRTYALGGLTLVTPIEDQRELAATLLDHWVSGAGGKANPDRAEALRQARVATDIAEAVRMVEERTGQRPRIVATSARMDPKGGVLRTPEQVRAWLDDEPVLLLFGTGSGLAPQALEGAELLRPLRCLDDYNHLSVRSAVAITVDRILGDVY
- the rplS gene encoding 50S ribosomal protein L19, with product MGIMQKIEQEHLRLDMPAFKAGDTVKVHLRIIEGDKERIQVFQGAVLRVRRGTTDSTFTVRKVSDGVGVERVFPMHSPFIERVEMVSEGKVRRSRIYYLRGLRGKAARIKSKQIWE
- a CDS encoding ribonuclease HII; its protein translation is MQEYGDLWGGELPSELVAGVDEAGRGCLAGPVVAGAAILPDAFDLPGLTDSKALTEKKREALFPLIRERSLAFGIGIAWPWEIDERNILQATFLAMGRAVAALRRPVRLLLVDGDKTVPAHALNECGLGGFAQRAEVKGDARFPAISAGSVLAKVWRDRFMTVMDRRYPGYGFAGHKGYGSKAHMAAVAELGPCRMHRLTFRGVRPEEPGNAAGKGRQACLPGL
- a CDS encoding YraN family protein, translating into MSNLARHLVLGRSGEDAAVRHLRDHGLRVLARNWSKRRLEIDIICEDGDTLVFAEVKTRAPDSRGNPSDALDLSKRTKLAKAAALYLSEHDLWHVPCRFDLLSVVPCEGSFTVRHLKNAFTLDDIKGAARFWQPF
- a CDS encoding sensor domain-containing diguanylate cyclase; translated protein: MQKLSIKVRLIIALSIILLTAFMVLSVLNYQTSRKSMREEIMTSSLPLIRENIYSEIHSSLIEPILVSTTMANDAFLRAWAMRGETDVDEVTRYLRDIRTRYGFFSVFFVSAHTHRYYHYQGIHKIVSPNNAHDVWYYDFLKSGSDYQLDVDTDEVTGGILTIFINHRIEDYEGNLLGVTGVGVKMDSVARLLSDTQKKYQRRVYMVNREGLVQAHSDISLVNVFNIREAQGIRDIADQILGLRNNARNFEYEGPKGIVLLSASYVPELDWFVIVEQDEKTLLEATEGNLTRTLVGGFAATLLCILVSMLAVNHFQSRLERMTVTDELTGVANRRRFDEQFEMAKSRHQRGNNPFSLILIDLDGFKKINDKAGHLEGDRVLVEVAGLIREQIRPADLVARWGGDEFIVMAESGLKGAEDLAERIRAAVEQSQIVCPTVCHLTTSMGVAEYLEGESLDNLTSRADEALYRAKQNGRNKVETHAG